The sequence TTCTTCGCCGTTTTCTTAGCTGTTGCCATCGGAATTGACCATGCTGGAAGACACTTATTCCGATTCAAGCAGAAAAAGCACTCAGAAATCTAGTTTCCGCGAACTTGTACTTTTTAAGAATTGGATTCGAAATACGAGGCTTTATGGTCCATCTGAGCGTAAATGTAAACAAAATTGCTACTTTGAGAAACTCCAGAGGCGGAAATCATCCGGACCTGATCCATCTGTCTAAATTGATCTTGGATTCCGGCGCTCACGGAATTACGGTCCATCCCAGAGAAGACGAAAGGCATATAAAGAAGAAGGATGTATTCGATCTGAGGGAGTTCCTTGCTCTCTACAATGCGGATAAAAAGAAAAAGATAGAATATAACATAGAAGGAGAACCTTCTCCCCGGTTTTTAGATCTTGTTCTGGAAGCAAAGCCGGACCAGGCAACGTTAGTCCCGGTTACCCCGGGTGAGATCACTTCGGACCATGGTTTTGATCTGAAGAAGGATTCCTCGGAATTAAAAACTTATATCAAAAAGATCCAAAATGCTGGAATTCGCGTTTCTATCTTCATGGAAACGGATTTAGAGAATCTTAAATTAGTAAAAGATACAGGTGCTGACCGTGTAGAATTTTACACAGGCCCGTATGCACACGCTTTCGATCATTCTCCGGAAGAAGGGAAATTAATCTTCGGATCTTTTAGAAAAGCCGCAGAGTTCCTACAAACTCAGAAAATTGGGATCAATGCGGGACATGACCTCGACCATTTCAATCTTCCGTTATTCTCCGGGCTCCCAGGCTTGGAAGAAGTGTCCATAGGCCATAGACTCATGTCCTATGCGCTTGAAATTGGGTTAGAAGCCGCAGTGAAGGAATATTTGAAGGCACTGACACAGAGGTAGGAGAGGCGCAAAGAATTTCTCACGTAGAGTCGCCAAGCCGCAGAGATTGTAGAGCAGAGATAACCGAATGTAGGAACTCCAACAAAGAGCTACCTTAACAATTTTTCTCTCAGAACTCTATGAAACCTAAACCCTCTCGGCGTCTTAGCGCCTCTGCGTGCCAATAAAACTGCGACCCTACTTCCTCTGTGTCTCTCCCTCAGAAAGTTCTTTTGCCAGTTCTTTAAAAGAAGAATAATTCGAATCTTCGGAGAGTAACAAAAAGGCTGCCTTTTTCAAATTTGCCGAAAGTAAAGATGCTTCTGAATTCGTTTTGGCTAATTCTTCCAAATTGGATTTAAAACTTAGGAGATGTCTTTTGGCAGAGACCTGGTCCTTTGTAGAGACCGCTTTTTTAAGTTCTTTCCAGGATTGGGTGGCCTTATTCCCAGAAACCAATTCTTTCGGAGTCCTACCGAATTCTCCGCTCAAGTCCCAAACCTTTCTGTAAGGATGGTTCTTCTCCAGAAATTTATAATATTCGGAAGAAGGTTTGAATGTGTTTGGTTTTGCTTTTGTAATAAGCTCCTTGTCCAATCCACATTCTCCAAATATACCTTTGGTTAGGGATTCTTTAGAAATGGACTGGATTTCGATCAATTTGGAGATCGCTCCGGAAGCTTCCGTAATATTCCCTTTTTTGCATGCGGAGATTGCAGTTTGGTACAAAACTTCTTCCTGGTCTACAAATGTGGACTTTTCCGATTCCAATTTTAAAGAAGAAGTGAATGCAAGTTCTTTGTAGAGTGGATCGTTCGGATCGGAATTTTTTGCCCTGACGGCGTATTCCCAAGCAGACTGATTTTCCCCTAAAGAATCGTATAAAATGGATAAGTTATAACAAGCGAGTCCCCTATCTTTTCTCAGGGATCTGCAGGAAGATTTTAATAAATCTAAAGAAGATTTTCTTTCTTCTTCTGATCCGTAAAAATCTAGGATTGCCTGCTCTTGTATAAGTTCAGATCCGAATCTTCCTCCACCCGGAACGGACACCGAGGTGCAGTAAAAAGTTCCCATAAAACAGAAAAAACCAAGAATACAGAACTTTTCCAAACCCTTATAGAATAAGAGTTTTCGGGGGAATAGATTGACAATGCCTGTTCGGGGTGGAAAATGATCGAAAATCAACCTTGCAAAAAGAGGACCCGATTTGAAAAGCTTGAGATCCTTCTCCTTATCCTTTCTCTCCGTTATCTTATGTACGAGCATCTTCTTCTGCCAACCTTCTTCCGGAAATTCCAAGACCACGGCAGATTTCACTCTCAAAGATTTTGACAGCGTAGTCAAGACCGTTGAGGGAAACTATATAGATAAAAATATAGATAAAAACCGCGCCTATAAGGACGCAGCGGTTTTTGCACTTCTATCTTTGCCACATGGCCTTTATCTGTATCCGGAAAGTTATTTTACCGATCGAGAAAAATACGAAGAAGCGGACGAGATTTTTCCGGGTAAATCTTTCAAACTTTCTCCTGAGGACAAATTCGTTCTATTCGATCCGGACTATAAAGAAGTAGAGAAGATCCGGGACAAAAAACTGAAAGAAGAGTCCAACAAACCTAAACTTTCTAACGACGAAGTCCTGAAACTTGTAGAAAGGGAGAAGGTCCGCAAAAAAGTACTCACCGCTAAATGGGAACAGACCAATTTTTCTAAAAAAGACTTCGATAGAGTTCTGGCATATCTAGAAAAAAATCTACAAAACTACACTACTCCTCCACTCAAAGATCCGTTTGGAGAAGAAGATCCTAAAGAAAAAGAACCGTTTACGATCAAAGATGTGTATTTAGCAGCGGCTAACGGTTATCTTTCTTCTTTAGATCCTCATAGCCAAGTATTCCTAAAAGCTGCCTGGGAAGAATCCATGGCAAAGATCGAAGACGGGAGTTTCGAAGGGATCGGAGCAATCTTAAGTGGCGGCGGTAATAAAGAAGTTATCGTTGAAAATCCCTTGGAAGGAAGACCTGCAGTCACTGCCGGGGTTCGCGCAGGGGATGTGATCTTAGCAGTGGATGGAAAATCCACCAAAGGAATGCTGCTGGACAAAGTAGTTGAAAGGATTAAAGGCAAAAAAGGATCCAAAGTAGTTCTGACCATCCGAAGAAAAGGAGTGGCAGGGACTCTAAGTATCGAAGTGATCCGAGATACGATCGAGATCCGAAATATCACAAGCAAGTTGATAGACAATCATCCTTATATCGGATATATCAAGTTGACAGGTTTCGTAAAATCAGATCCTTCCGTTGATAAAGAATTTGTACAACATTTCAAAGAGTTAGAGAAACAATCTACCGCCAAAGGAACCAAGCTGAAGGCATTAGTATTGGATCTCAGAAATAACCCTGGAGGTTATTTGGATCTTGCAATCGATCTTGCGGATATGTTTGTTACGAACGGACTCATCGTTTCCGTAAAAAGTCCCAATAGAAGTCCTGAAGATTCTAACGCAGGCAAAAAGGATCTGACGGATCTACCTGTTGCGGTTTTGATCAACGCTAAGTCCGCGTCTGCCTCCGAAATCGTAGCTTCTGCACTCAAACATCATGGTCGCGGTTTGATCCTGGGAGAGAGATCTTTCGGAAAAGCTACAGTTCAAAAACTGCAAGAGCTAAGAGGAAACGGCGCCTACTATATCAAACTCACTCAATCCAGATACTATGCACCTTCCGGGAACACCATCCAAGTAGTCGGAGTCAAACCTGATGTGGATGTTTCTGCAGAAGAAGACGGTAGTTTCCCGTTCCATTATCGTGAAGAGAACATGTGGAACCATCTTCCCGAGTTACCCTCTTCCGCTGAGGAAAAAAGCCATTTCGACGTGAAAAAACTGGAAGGCTGGGTGAAATCTAACGGACAAGCGGAGAAATTCATCCAAGAACATAAGAACGATCCGATCAAGCCGGATTTCCAATTGATTCGCTCCATTGACTACGTAGAGGCTCTTCTAAGCACAGGCCCAAAACGTAAGTAATCTAATCTTCTCGGCGGCGTGAGCCGCCGAACCAGCACAAATGCCAAGAATTAAAACCGATTTTTTAGTCATCGGGAGCGGTATTACCGGTCTTTTCCAAGCTTTAAAACTTTCTAATGTCGGACAAACGGTGATCGTGACTAAGAAGTCCGATTATGAGTCCAATACAAATTACGCCCAAGGTGGGATCGCCTCGGTCTTTGCCCAAGGAGACAAATTCGAGGACCACGTAAAAGATACCTTGGAATCCGGGGCAGGTCTTTGCGATCCGGAAGCGGTTCGAGTTCTCGTACAAGAAGGTCCACCACTAGTCAAAGAACTTTTAGAATACGGCGTTCCATTCAACCTGAATCAAGAGGGAGAATTCGATCTGCACAGAGAAGGCGGGCATGGAACAAATCGTATTGTTCATGCTCACGATAGAACCGGTCACGAGATCGAAAAAACCCTCCTACAGATCGTAAAACAAAACCAAAACATTAGAATATTAGAATACCATACTGTTGTTGACCTGATTACTCCTCACCATCTCAAAAAGAAGGGACTTATCTGCTTCGGTGCTTACGTTCTTTCCAGCCATACAGGAGAGATCATTCCGATCCTTGCAAAAAAAACGATCATCGCAAGCGGTGGGTCCGGACAGGTATACTCCCATACTACCAATCCAAAGATCGCTACCGGAGACGGAGTTGCCTGTGCGTATAGGGCGGGTGCAGAGATCAGAAATATGGAATTTTACCAGTTCCATCCCACTTCCCTTTATCATGAAAAAGGCGACTCTTTTCTGATCTCGGAAGCGGTTCGAGGAAAAGGCGCCGTATTGCTCGGAATGGACGGAGAGCCATTCATGAAAAAATACCATCCAATGGCTGACCTTGCAACAAGAGATATAGTCGCAAGAGCAATTGACGCAGAAATGAAGAAGTCGGGAGATCCTCATGTTTGGTTGGATATTTCACATAGACCGGCTACCGAGATAAAAGAATCCTTTCCTTCTATTTATGCGAAATGTTTAGAACTCGGAATAGATATCACTACGGATCCGATCCCTGTTGTGCCTGCCGCCCACTTCATGTGTGGAGGGATCGCAACTGACCTTTGGGGAAAAACAAGGATAGAGAATTTATTCGCAGCGGGAGAAGCTTCCTGCACAGGAGTCCATGGCGGGAACCGTTTAGCATCTAATAGTTTGTTGGAATGTTTAGTATTCTCCAATCGTATAGCGGAAGAGATTCGCAAAAATCCGCCTGATTTCCTACCTGAGCATGATCAAATCCCTGCATGGGACAAAGAAGGACTTGTGAATACGGAAGAATGGGTATTGATCTCTCATGATCTTTCGGAGATCAAAAACACGATGTCCAATTACGTGGGAATTGTTCGTTCCAATCTTCGTTTAGAAAGAGCAAAAAGAAGAATGGACCTCATCTATGCAGAGGTCAGAGACTATTATAACAGGACAATAGTCACAAACCCTTTATTAGAACTTCGTAATTTGGTGTTGGTTGCCGAATTGATTATTCGTTCCGCTCTTGCCAGACACGAAAGTAGAGGCCT comes from Leptospira licerasiae serovar Varillal str. VAR 010 and encodes:
- a CDS encoding S41 family peptidase; protein product: MKSLRSFSLSFLSVILCTSIFFCQPSSGNSKTTADFTLKDFDSVVKTVEGNYIDKNIDKNRAYKDAAVFALLSLPHGLYLYPESYFTDREKYEEADEIFPGKSFKLSPEDKFVLFDPDYKEVEKIRDKKLKEESNKPKLSNDEVLKLVEREKVRKKVLTAKWEQTNFSKKDFDRVLAYLEKNLQNYTTPPLKDPFGEEDPKEKEPFTIKDVYLAAANGYLSSLDPHSQVFLKAAWEESMAKIEDGSFEGIGAILSGGGNKEVIVENPLEGRPAVTAGVRAGDVILAVDGKSTKGMLLDKVVERIKGKKGSKVVLTIRRKGVAGTLSIEVIRDTIEIRNITSKLIDNHPYIGYIKLTGFVKSDPSVDKEFVQHFKELEKQSTAKGTKLKALVLDLRNNPGGYLDLAIDLADMFVTNGLIVSVKSPNRSPEDSNAGKKDLTDLPVAVLINAKSASASEIVASALKHHGRGLILGERSFGKATVQKLQELRGNGAYYIKLTQSRYYAPSGNTIQVVGVKPDVDVSAEEDGSFPFHYREENMWNHLPELPSSAEEKSHFDVKKLEGWVKSNGQAEKFIQEHKNDPIKPDFQLIRSIDYVEALLSTGPKRK
- the nadB gene encoding L-aspartate oxidase; this encodes MPRIKTDFLVIGSGITGLFQALKLSNVGQTVIVTKKSDYESNTNYAQGGIASVFAQGDKFEDHVKDTLESGAGLCDPEAVRVLVQEGPPLVKELLEYGVPFNLNQEGEFDLHREGGHGTNRIVHAHDRTGHEIEKTLLQIVKQNQNIRILEYHTVVDLITPHHLKKKGLICFGAYVLSSHTGEIIPILAKKTIIASGGSGQVYSHTTNPKIATGDGVACAYRAGAEIRNMEFYQFHPTSLYHEKGDSFLISEAVRGKGAVLLGMDGEPFMKKYHPMADLATRDIVARAIDAEMKKSGDPHVWLDISHRPATEIKESFPSIYAKCLELGIDITTDPIPVVPAAHFMCGGIATDLWGKTRIENLFAAGEASCTGVHGGNRLASNSLLECLVFSNRIAEEIRKNPPDFLPEHDQIPAWDKEGLVNTEEWVLISHDLSEIKNTMSNYVGIVRSNLRLERAKRRMDLIYAEVRDYYNRTIVTNPLLELRNLVLVAELIIRSALARHESRGLHYSTDYPENRSPSRHDTILINDLVHGDLQ
- a CDS encoding pyridoxine 5'-phosphate synthase, which translates into the protein MVHLSVNVNKIATLRNSRGGNHPDLIHLSKLILDSGAHGITVHPREDERHIKKKDVFDLREFLALYNADKKKKIEYNIEGEPSPRFLDLVLEAKPDQATLVPVTPGEITSDHGFDLKKDSSELKTYIKKIQNAGIRVSIFMETDLENLKLVKDTGADRVEFYTGPYAHAFDHSPEEGKLIFGSFRKAAEFLQTQKIGINAGHDLDHFNLPLFSGLPGLEEVSIGHRLMSYALEIGLEAAVKEYLKALTQR